The Bombus huntii isolate Logan2020A chromosome 1, iyBomHunt1.1, whole genome shotgun sequence genome contains a region encoding:
- the LOC126871487 gene encoding uncharacterized protein LOC126871487 isoform X1 encodes MAGGRGNNSQSGNLDRIHQWLCCHQLYASVKPEPPSSETFKKHQRIEKSRIVAKSLNDLQDNILSIFTDSLYCDLNIVHGHNIIRTNQCIVKTRAPHFYKVLKPYFVYINNHIDCIIDKLEIFHHIEGFVRLLYSNSNFSKEERLLVEHILRTYTSDLVNAPSDNKVLDINKRYVDCTTPDCHSKSIESIRNVREYATVDISPTVSDMADSGLETGSVSPHENTTSENSSTDFEELQVTEYASGNDDLDKIRANRRVHNTDQKVVSKNERYNLTNNYNSHIKNLVESGLMECGSNDNSATSCSFDAEQPQLDSSSSSTDNAQKAKSNTDEIFQYENQVLSDPFYESDCGSDENESFEFINVGNASSPNTNVEQSCVKEEPTEKSEDEKMCHSNYSQAENVPSENANHEVSHDTRNQKSSCNTSNYYFIDASTLNDEIEVPTSNVVKTKYNEKSHPYVSYSSKYIASTSNDLADEQYYKFTPLKTTNLQTGHERIAEFEKELKLTEYLEPLTDTRRIRRTDSVSEDKINVETNKESLAVEIKEADSGESAHPSPCPDNNKNINNDRHVVTRISNDNDNASAIIVAKKETIEETNDKQTTNKTDDTRRPSLIRRNTFELDSNDEKLSVLRQEYERRQGNLVFQNAIPQYSGHRVDGDSCFNPPDEPSIPISNVLNKFPIDVQIPTSSQYHTIPYLPRDNGKYESNQTPSENNNSLQSKTNIIYPVTKSASDEVVMDYHAELDNDSSNCSSSLPVTLSCILEKDSRTDTIKKTKCDETMPIISGGVSTSDYSKPTDSPTVRRKTESTPIVSGGSVIMNEPEVKMRPTRMSSSMTAWVVDMSDCNKNESKLPNNSHAGMSQSFSNSECIKKPVRKTSGHEKHGSLGFFVNLKDMDRKPILQQQSYSTDKKEQNGCSKSYCEFYVDISGTSNAPKNKKIEVEEPTVKPEKFNESGDKKNIFSMFIDLSDPPKNKENIVPPSHRRSFSAFSDKQIETKLDDTNSSENSITTREDQSSSEQKCVREKAKPSVFMYIESDSPVVRRRTLSSSRPAFKRHSWNVDKTQGVNNNGHVAKELMFRKEHKRAHSLSVDRGDLKKLRAKPSSSSHSLSDTAKQESVTQKNSKLLQEGNNGPSNMDTSSEDVFEFDVRDTPPNSHVEVINEELRVSVKEHEYTELKTERVTENLNATDAKTYEDEYSETSAWEKTCTESTEGQTRKSETFDISSGSGPSPDSDNHDYELSELLNGEVPNINRPQVVPAVGSKISETHKSLNETIKKIESELKNSDYVKPETEYDNHNITSKKNERTTAHSTKTTTSNFVRLSDLDKTPVVSHSTDMLTVKEDKSTYRMCNSIPETSWIESKLVMSRTNGSVRPLPRKFTSIMSTSLPSKQKSPLEDLTGEYDGEGIISESDLSSMQSSMGRSGAEGSTEETETSSLAGSRPYNRLGEDLLRMFLEEINPDVTIDVAGRRIRAHKCILSSRCQYFAAILSGGWIENAGNVISLQGYSYDAVHFALCHIYSGESNIPDSISIVELATLADMLCLEGLKEIIGYTLKVKYCHLFHKPCQICAVGVLECMPLAAAYGLDEVYRKSLRWVTRHFVRIWPCKAFATLPKELMAKCYHQHIVHMSTDNVLQTMMDCDKLLATLPNVRWAEPVFRMVSNLLETSVKFLSDNFSGVLGNENFQSLGRELTWNISRLEDNFLAAAERLPPEQACKSYSKLNKMLTSAQQDEVQDKIKWGPLFVDFLKKIQSRVEKCLVRDAARAARTTTWLKMDLELRRRIQELACLVILPHETSKRQSRHSNFIKETRPASSRSTITNRSLDLKRVKMAISEHNHKTLKQMAVAQQQQQQQQQQPKKVFNKPKSDPLERKMQNDKQATTDTTNSRPKSWPNKLEVKSRYLEPRNKSVPKETTQPVHQEKVMVQQRRKIMISSSDSSRTSSPAMKRATDKKPLAKIKLPIKKDVKALSSDSLTESNASRTNTKNDSISKSCGITRPESPSFKQKNTEIGLSVDSLAESKNKPTVVKKKATKMDTSMSTDSLMTEITTTPKSNTSNKLSPTLGKTINKAQSYDKTAKKSSPPMQQKNLLTATRRPRRSLESSTAASRSRAAAISAYHLRRNLLDAAKTPDIPSKSLNNVSCKTVTMRSITQSTVNHPNIMREKKEGVTTQQSSESPSKRSSPKSCGTSKINKPTVTNKRTTTTKTSSDEKVKNKCHNGEVPKQPTVGSRSGTFLKDEPTILKKADIKSSQINT; translated from the exons ATGGCTGGAGGCAGGGGCAACAACAGTCAAAGTGGAAATTTAGACAGAATACATCAATGGCTATGTTGCCATCAACTTTATGCTTCTGTCAAGCCTGAACCTCCTTCCAgtgaaacatttaaaaaacatCAACGTATAGAAAAGAGCCGAATTGTTGCAAAAAGTCTTAATGATCTGcaagataatattttgag CATATTTACGGACTCTTTGTATTGTGATCTTAACATAGTACATGGacataatataatacgaaCAAACCAATGTATTGTTAAAACAAGAGCTCCACACTTTTACAAGGTTCTCAAGCCTTATTTTGTATACATTAACAATCATATTGATTGCATCATTGATAAACTGGAAATTTTTCATCATATAGAAGGCTTTGTGAG GCTTTTATACAGCAATTCAAACTTTTCGAAAGAAGAACGATTATTGGTAGAACATATTTTGCGTACTTATACCTCAGATCTTGTGAATGCACCGTCTGATAATAAAGTTTTAGACATCAATAAAAg ATATGTGGATTGCACAACACCAGACTGTCATTCAAAAAGCATTGAAAGTATAAGAAATGTAAGAGAATATGCTACTGTGGATATAAGTCCCACTGTATCCGATATGGCTGATTCTGGATTAGAAACAGGTTCTGTAAGTCCACACGAAAATACTACGTCTGAAAATTCGAGTACTGATTTTGAGGAACTACAAGTCACAGAATATGCTTCTGGGAATGATGATTTGGATAAGATACGCGCCAATAGACGCGTACACAACACAGATCAAAAAGTAGTTTCAAAAAATGAACGCTATAATCTGACTAACAATTATAACAGCCATATAAAAAATCTGGTAGAATCAGGATTAATGGAATGTGGTTCAAATGATAATAGTGCAACAAGTTGTTCTTTTGATGCAGAACAACCACAATTAGATTCGTCCAGTTCATCTACAGATAATGCTCAAAAAGCGAAGTCAAATAcagatgaaatttttcaatatgaAAACCAAGTACTTAGCGATCCATTTTACGAGTCAGACTGTGGAAGTGATGAAAATGAATCGTTTGAATTTATTAATGTTGGTAATGCGTCTTCTCCAAATACCAATGTAGAACAGAGTTGCGTGAAGGAAGAACCTACGGAAAAATCGGAAGACGAGAAAATGTGTCATTCCAATTATTCACAAGCTGAAAATGTTCCATCAGAAAATGCAAATCACGAAGTATCACACGATACACGCAATCAAAAAAGTTCCTGTAATACAAgtaattattactttattgATGCATCAACCCTCAATGATGAAATAGAAGTTCCAACTTCCAATGTAGTAAAAACTAAATACAATGAAAAATCACATCCATATGTTTCTTATTCTTCTAAATATATTGCAAGTACATCTAATGATCTCGCCGATGAGCAATATTACAAGTTCACACCTCTTAAGACAACTAATTTGCAAACTGGACACGAACGAatagcagagtttgaaaaagaGTTGAAACTTACAGAATATCTGGAACCACTTACGGACACGCGAAGAATAAGAAGAACTGATTCTGTGTCAGAAGACAAAATTAACGttgaaacaaataaagaaTCTTTAGCCGTAGAAATTAAGGAGGCGGATAGTGGTGAAAGCGCGCATCCTTCTCCTTGTCCtgacaataataaaaatataaataacgatCGACACGTCGTAACACGAATAagtaacgataacgataacgcaAGTGCGATAATAGTGgctaaaaaagaaacaatcgAAGAAACGAACGATAAGCAGACGACAAATAAAACGGATGATACACGACGACCTTCGCTTATTAGGAGGAATACGTTTGAGCTGGACTCGAACGACGAAAAGCTTTCAGTGCTACGGCAGGAATATGAACGACGACAAGGTAATCTCGTATTCCAGAATGCTATTCCTCAATATTCAGGACATCGTGTTGATGGCGATTCATGTTTTAATCCACCGGACGAACCTTCAATTCCGATAAGCAACGTATTAAATAAGTTTCCAATTGATGTTCAAATTCCAACTAGTAGTCAGTATCATACAATACCATATCTTCCACGAGATAATGGAAAATATGAAAGTAATCAGACACcatcagaaaataataattctttgcAAAGTAAAACTAACATAATTTATCCGGTAACCAAAAGTGCTAGTGATGAAGTAGTTATGGATTATCATGCAGAACTGGATAATGATTCAAGCAATTGTAGTAGCAGTTTACCTGTTACATTAAGTTGCATTCTAGAAAAAGATAGCAGAACAGATACGATAAAAAAGACTAAGTGTGACGAAACTATGCCTATTATTTCCGGTGGAGTTAGCACTTCGGACTATTCTAAGCCTACTGATAGCCCCACTGTGCGCCGAAAAACAGAATCAACACCGATCGTTTCTGGTGGCTCTGTTATTATGAACGAACCCGAGGTGAAGATGAGACCCACGAGAATGTCTTCGTCTATGACTGCATGGGTGGTTGATATGAGTGACTGTAACAAAAATGAATCCAAACTACCGAATAATTCTCATGCAGGAATGTCTCAAAGTTTTTCAAATTCAGAATGCATAAAGAAACCGGTAAGGAAGACAAGTGGTCATGAAAAGCATGGCAGCTTAGGATTTTTCGTTAATTTGAAAGATATGGATCGCAAACCTATTTTGCAGCAGCAAAGTTATTCAACAGATAAGAAAGAACAGAATGGATGTAGTAAATCTTATTGTGAATTTTACGTTGATATATCTGGTACAAGTAATGCAccaaaaaataagaaaatagaagTAGAAGAACCTACTGTCAAACCTGAAAAGTTTAATGAAAGCGGCGACaagaaaaacattttttctatGTTCATTGATTTAAGCGATCCACCaaagaacaaagaaaatattgtaCCACCTTCACATAGGAGAAGCTTTTCCGCATTCTCTGACAAACAGATAGAAACAAAGTTGGATGATACTAATTCTAGCGAAAATAGTATCACGACGAGAGAAGATCAATCATCGAGTGAACAGAAATGTGTCAGAGAAAAAGCGAAACCGAGCGTCTTCATGTATATAGAATCTGATTCTCCGGTGGTAAGAAGGAGAACTTTGTCCTCATCACGGCCGGCGTTTAAACGACATTCCTGGAATGTTGATAAAACGCAAGGCGTTAACAACAATGGGCATGTTGCGAAAGAATTAATGTTTAGGAAAGAACACAAACGCGCACACAGTCTGTCCGTAGATCGGGGAGACTTAAAGAAGTTACGAGCAAAGCCTAGTTCTTCGAGTCACTCTTTAAGTGACACAGCAAAACAAGAATCTGTTACCCAGAAAAATTCTAAACTTCTTCAAGAAGGTAATAACGGTCCAAGTAATATGGACACATCTTCAGAAGATGTTTTTGAGTTTGATGTGAGAGACACACCTCCGAACTCTCACGTTGAAGTGATCAACGAAGAACTTCGTGTCAGTGTGAAAGAACATGAGTACACGGAGTTAAAAACAGAAAGAGTCACGGAAAATCTTAATGCTACCGATGCTAAGACATACGAGGATGAATATTCGGAAACATCGGCGTGGGAGAAAACATGTACAGAGAGTACTGAGGGACAAACACGCAAAAGTGAAACATTTGATATTAGTAGCGGTAGTGGTCCATCCCCTGATAGTGACAATCATGACTATGAATTATCAGAACTATTGAACGGAGAAGTGCCAAACATAAATCGACCACAAGTAGTTCCTGCTGTAGGTAGTAAAATATCAGAAACGCATAAATCTTTAAATGAAACTATCAAAAAGATTGAAAGCGAATTGAAAAATTCAGATTATGTAAAACCAGAGACAGAATATGATAATCATAATATAACAtcaaaaaaaaatgaaaggaCTACAGCACACAGTACGAAAACAACAACTTCCAACTTCGTTCGATTGTCTGATTTGGATAAAACACCCGTGGTTTCTCATTCTACGGACATGTTGACTgtaaaagaagataaaagtaCCTATCGTATGTGCAACAGTATTCCAGAAACTTCGTGGATCGAAAGTAAATTAGTAATGTCTAGAACTAACGGATCTGTTAGACCACTTCCTAGAAAATTTACTTCAATCATGAGTACTTCCCTTCCATCTAAACAGAAATCTCCGCTTGAGGACTTAACAGGGGAGTATGATGGAGAAGGAATTATATCAGAATCTGATCTGAGCAGCATGCAGAGTAGCATGGGTCGTTCTGGTGCTG aaGGAAGTACAGAAGAAACTGAAACATCTAGTTTGGCAGGAAGTAGACCATACAATAGATTGGGAGAAGATTTATTAAGAATGTTCTTAGAAGAAATCAATCCAGATGTTACAATTGACGTAGCTGGACGTCGTATAAGAGCTCACAAATGTATATTGAGTTCCCGATGTCAATATTTTGCGGCGATCCTTAGTGGCGGGTGGATCGAAAATGCAGGAAATGTTATTTCTCTGCAAGGATATTCTTACGATGCGGTACATTTTGCATTGTGTCACATATACAGCGGAGAAAGCAACATACCAGATTCCATAAGTATTGTTGAATTAGCTACGTTAGCTGATATGTTATGCTTGGAAGGTCTTAAAGAAATTATTGGATATACGCTTAAAGTTAAATATTGCCATCTATTTCATAAG CCTTGTCAAATATGTGCTGTTGGTGTATTGGAATGTATGCCTCTGGCAGCAGCTTATGGCCTCGACGAAGTGTATCGAAAATCTCTTCGTTGGGTTACGAGACATTTCGTACGAATATGGCCATGTAAAGCATTTGCGACGCTTCCGAAAGAACTTATGGCAAAATGTTATCATCAACATATTGTACATATG TCCACGGATAACGTGCTTCAAACTATGATGGATTGTGATAAGCTACTCGCAACTTTGCCAAATGTTCGTTGGGCTGAACCAGTATTTAGAATGGTTTCAAACTTGCTGGAAACTTCAGTGAAGTTTCTGTCGGATAATTTCTCAGGAGTTCTGGGCAACGAAAACTTCCAATCTCTTGGTCGAGAGTTAACATGGAATATCAGTCGACTGGAGGATAATTTCTTAGCAGCTGCCGAACGTTTACCTCCTGAACAAGCATGTAAAAGTTAttcaaaattgaataaaatgttaacTTCAGCACAACAAGATGAGGTTCAAGACAAAATTAAGTGGGGACCTTTGTTTGttgattttttgaaaaaaattcaaagtcgagtAGAGAAATGCTTGGTTAGAGATGCGGCGCGAGCCGCTAGAACTACTACGTGGTTAAAGATGGACTTGGAGCTTCGACGCAGAATTCAAGAATTAGCTTGTCTTGTAATTTTACCTCACGAAACATCAAAACGTCAGTCAAGGCACTCTAACTTTATAAAA GAAACTAGGCCAGCATCGAGCCGCTCAACTATTACTAACAGAAGCTTGGATTTGAAGCGTGTGAAGATGGCTATATCTGAACATAATCATAAAACTCTAAAACAAATGGCAGTAGctcaacaacagcaacaacaacaacaacaacagccGAAGAAAGTTTTTAATAAACCAAAAAGCGATCCATTGGAACGTAAAATGCAAAATGATAAACAAGCCACTACAGATACAACAAATAGTAGGCCAAAATCATGGCCTAACAAATTAGAG GTAAAATCGAGATATTTGGAACCTCGGAACAAATCAGTCCCAAAAGAAACTACGCAACCAGTACATCAAGAAAAGGTCATGGTACAGCAACGACGAAAAATAATGATTTCATCTTCAGATTCATCTCGCACATCTAGTCCGGCAATGAAACGGGCAACCGACAAAAAACCATTAGCTAAGATAAAGTTACCTATAAAGAAAGATGTAAAGGCACTTTCTTCTGATAGTTTAACAGAGTCGAATGCCAGCAGAACTAATACGAAAAACGATTCGATCAGTAAAAGTTGCGGTATTACGCGTCCAGAATCTCCGtcttttaaacaaaaaaatacgGAGATAGGCTTATCTGTAGATTCTTTAGCAGAATCGAAGAACAAGCCAACAGTTGTAAAGAAGAAGGCTACTAAAATGGACACTTCGATGTCCACGGATAGTCTTATGACTGAAATAACAACAACGCCCAAATCAAACACATCAAATAAACTTTCACCGACTTTAgggaaaacaataaataaagcACAATCTTATGATAAAACAGCGAAAAAGAGCTCACCACCGATGCAGCAAAAAAATTTGCTTACAGCGACAAGAAGACCACGAAGATCATTAGAGAGTTCGACCGCAGCTAGTAGAAGCCGGGCAGCTGCTATTAGTGCTTATCATTTGCGAAGAAATCTTCTAGACGCTGCAAAA